The proteins below are encoded in one region of bacterium:
- a CDS encoding molybdenum cofactor guanylyltransferase — translation MRGVVGIILAGGESRRMGSDKALVEVGGRPMAGWVADAMAGFDQVVMVGRRRGVAGLEAIPDLQPGPAGPLSGLQTALAVFKSPVVAVAVDQPLVRSGTLARLAERAASNETAVCVDERPQVTCAAYSPDCLDEATRVLRSGGSIQQMLRSVPWTRVGREVWSSWGEDGRSWFSMDSQDAIVAAERRFRIDLLG, via the coding sequence ATGAGGGGTGTGGTCGGGATCATCCTGGCGGGCGGCGAGTCGCGACGCATGGGAAGCGACAAGGCCCTGGTCGAGGTGGGCGGCCGCCCGATGGCCGGATGGGTGGCCGATGCGATGGCCGGATTCGACCAGGTGGTGATGGTGGGGCGCCGCCGGGGCGTGGCGGGATTAGAGGCGATTCCCGACCTGCAACCAGGCCCCGCCGGGCCCCTTAGCGGGCTCCAGACCGCGCTGGCAGTGTTCAAGAGCCCTGTGGTGGCGGTGGCGGTCGATCAACCGCTGGTGCGATCCGGGACGTTGGCCCGCCTGGCCGAAAGGGCCGCCTCCAACGAGACAGCCGTCTGCGTCGACGAGCGGCCGCAGGTGACCTGCGCGGCATACTCACCGGACTGCCTTGACGAGGCCACCCGGGTCCTCCGTTCGGGAGGGTCGATACAGCAGATGCTCCGGTCGGTACCTTGGACTCGGGTGGGGCGAGAGGTCTGGTCCTCCTGGGGAGAGGACGGCCGGTCGTGGTTCTCCATGGACTCCCAGGACGCCATCGTCGCCGCCGAGCGGCGCTTCCGCATCGACCTCCTCGGTTAG